A window of Culicoides brevitarsis isolate CSIRO-B50_1 unplaced genomic scaffold, AGI_CSIRO_Cbre_v1 contig_103, whole genome shotgun sequence genomic DNA:
ttCAAGTTGAGCCTTGCGTGATTTCGCAAATGTTCGTCGATTACCCGTTCATGCGGACTTTGTCGAAATTTTTCCTCTTCGAGAACGTTGATCTCTTTTTGCAGTACAAAATTCCCGCACACAAAATCCTCCGGTGTCCGTGGGCTTTCAAATATAATCCGGCGCGCACGGAAAAACGTCTCGAAGCTGCGCTCAAAATTAAGGGTGAAGGCAACTTGACGCCATGGTTGGTGCATGCCCacgagaaaaactttaaaaaatccctCGTTTGCTCCACGGAGAACAATGAACCACTCAAGGCTGCCGGTGTCGAGGACCATATTGGGTATCTCAGTACGCGTCTCGGTTGCACCAGAGACCAAATGAAAGTCTATCTGGCACGATATCCCGCCGCCGAGAAAGTCACAATCCGAAAACTCAAGAAAATTCTGGATTACTTGCTAGACGAAGCGGGATATTCGCAAGCTAAAGTGGCAGATATGCCGAGACTTTATACCTTAAGCTTGGAAACAATCAAGAAACGGGATGAGGAACTGAAAAAGTATAATTACAACGTGGGTAGCTTGTTTGTATTGTGCCAACCGAACAAGAGCTGGGAAAAGTTCATCAATCGAGTGAAGGAAAATCGACATTATTCGAGACGAAAGGAGTACGAGTGGGATGACGAAGAGTGACAGAGCGATTTTGCgttacctaaaaataaaagtaaaaaaagttagcaatttgtaaaaaagttttttattttaaatttttcttgtgaacaaaatttttttcttgtgaacaaaataattttttttattttatttatatttaattttttttttatttttctcaagatttaaggccgctccaaatatttttcgaactttttgtcccaagatttttttttgcaaaatggggcaaaaaaagttttgaaatacaggGTGTTTTTGAGtttgttatttataaatattactttttcatactgGTTTTTCGcagtaaaaagaaaaaaaaaaaatgtttgtggtttttcaaacaatttttgatttttttatttttcaaattttttatagttattttttatgctaaaaaaataaatatttttgagatttgtTTTGTAAGGTTTTTTAACGTTTGATATAGTTTtctagaaaaaagaaaaagaaaaaaatttgaaaaaagactaaaaaaatttaaaaatttttgcatctctatttcaaattaaaaaaaatgtttttcaacatttcaatagaaaacttaatttacagttattttataattttatttttgaagtttttgcgaaattccaaaatatgtcaaaaatgttttattttttgttttatttttttttctaaaaaactatgaaatttttaactttaaacagctttttttttaactctgatgctaattttaaattatcaaattttaatatagatatcataaaaacaacaaaaaaattttgaattttgtcatttcgtataaaaaagcatttcaaaactttttttttttatttttttgaagaaaagttcttgggacaaaaagttcgaaaaaaatttggagcggcctaagttaaaatttgaaaataatagaaactaaaataaattcaatattaacaaaaaaaaattttaaatttccccTCTCCTTCGTGAAAATCCAcatggaacaaaaaatgaaaataataaattaaaaattttgaaaaatatgtgaagTAGGTTTTTCGAAATTAGAGAGGAAAATCGTTTAAATGTGAATTTAAGTAAGGCCAATGTGAATTTATTAAGGCCAATGCacctaattttttctgaaaatcatAGGTGGGATATCGAGTATCGAGTatctaaaatgtaagaaaaaattcaaattttagtacatttttgacctaaattcttttgaaaatgatcaaaatttctgttaaaatcagttgaaaattcgaatatttcatacattttcaaatttttagtgaaaaatgatcaattttgtaaagaaaaatattcatccct
This region includes:
- the LOC134836648 gene encoding uncharacterized protein LOC134836648, with translation MLKRFLQLSLTTKRNFPVITCRYLSRGKSSPDRTQYATDISEDFETFPKTKKSTKGISPPKISEIVPLFTEILECDENEADNIAEQQLSKLQSLTLPELRKQLETFIENGFDRKVLLQYPDLLTMEPAVLNRKLAILKRIPAGENGKGLTDYLPLMQLDVKDLEIIQQKLSREESIMPTGTRIHFLSKKLQVEPCVISQMFVDYPFMRTLSKFFLFENVDLFLQYKIPAHKILRCPWAFKYNPARTEKRLEAALKIKGEGNLTPWLVHAHEKNFKKSLVCSTENNEPLKAAGVEDHIGYLSTRLGCTRDQMKVYLARYPAAEKVTIRKLKKILDYLLDEAGYSQAKVADMPRLYTLSLETIKKRDEELKKYNYNVGSLFVLCQPNKSWEKFINRVKENRHYSRRKEYEWDDEE